From a region of the Panicum virgatum strain AP13 chromosome 2K, P.virgatum_v5, whole genome shotgun sequence genome:
- the LOC120665271 gene encoding uncharacterized protein LOC120665271, translating into MAAAARVPALMDELVEEIIVRLPPTEPANLFHAALVCKPWCRLISGPRFRRRFGELHRTPPMLGFLCNRIDVSRFVPTGAFRPPHADNRGWNAIDARHGRVLFRTSGWGPRRLLIWNPVTGEERQLPLVGPLLARDWNAAVLCAAGGACDHLNCHRGPFLVVLVATGDEHITLRVYSSETGSWSEPTYVAQFPNYKVDKLAVPAIVGNALHFVIDSSRRILKYDLATRETYVFLQPPVSYGYHTTIMTMEDGGLGVARMKGLSLSLWSWEAKSDGGMGWAQIRAIDLAKLLSVNAHSVCSDFVVFAHGVGIFFVGTDDGLFSFDLKSGQVRKICEGDRRYNDIRGVVPYMSFYTPALEA; encoded by the exons atggctgcggcggcgcgggtcccTGCTCTGATGGACGAGCTCGTCGAGGAGATCATCGTCCGCCTCCCGCCGACGGAGCCCGCCAACCTCTTCCACGCCGCCCTCGTCTGCAAGCCCTGGTGCCGCCTCATCTCCGGGCCCCGCTTCCGCCGCCGGTTCGGCGAGCTCCACCGCACGCCCCCCATGCTCGGCTTCTTGTGCAACCGCATCGACGTGTCCCGCTTCGTCCCCACCGGCGCCTTCCGCCCGCCCCACGCCGACAACCGCGGCTGGAACGCGATCGACGCTCGCCACGGCCGCGTCCTCTTCCGCACCTCGGGCTGGGGGCCTCGTAGACTCCTCATCTGGAACCCTGTAACGGGCGAGGAGCGCCAGCTGCCCTTGGTGGGGCCTCTGCTCGCGCGCGACTGGAACGCGGCTGTGCTctgtgcggccggcggcgcgtgcgACCACCTCAACTGCCACCGCGGACCCTTCCTCGTCGTCTTGGTGGCCACCGGAGACGAGCACATTACTCTGCGGGTCTACTCATCGGAAACTGGCTCCTGGAGTGAGCCGACCTATGTCGCTCAGTTCCCAAATTACAAAGTCGATAAGCTGGCCGTGCCTGCCATTGTTGGGAATGCGCTCCATTTCGTGATTGACTCGAGCAGGAGAATTCTCAAGTACGATTTGGCCACACGGGAAACCTATGTGTTTCTCCAGCCTCCTGTGTCCTATGGGTACCATACCACAATCATGACAATGGAGGATGGCGGGCTGGGAGTCGCAAGAATGAAAGGGCTCAGTCTCTCCCTGTGGTCATGGGAGGCAAAATCCGACGGAGGCATGGGATGGGCACAGATCAGAGCCATTGACCTCGCGAAGCTACTCTCTGTCAATGCCCACTCCGTTTGTTCTGATTTTGTTGTCTTTGCACATGGTGTCGGAATCTTTTTTGTGGGCACAGATGATGGGCTATTCAGTTTTGATTTAAAGTCTGGCCAGGTGAGGAAGATATGTGAGGGGGATCGCCGTTACAATGACATCCGTGGCGTTGTTCCCTATATGAGCTTCTACACTCCAG CATTGGAAGCATAG